A region from the Kribbella shirazensis genome encodes:
- a CDS encoding VOC family protein, whose protein sequence is MAINTVKTVTVFVSDQDAARDFYVDALGMEVKADQTFGDNRWLEVGAPRGTTLVLHKPFPGMSAGGGQGTLLASDDLDADIARLQAAGVVVDGPNELPWATQATFSDPDGNGYVLQG, encoded by the coding sequence ATGGCTATCAACACCGTGAAGACCGTGACCGTGTTCGTGTCCGACCAGGACGCCGCTCGTGACTTCTATGTCGATGCCCTCGGCATGGAGGTGAAGGCCGACCAGACCTTCGGCGACAACCGCTGGCTCGAGGTGGGTGCGCCTCGGGGCACCACGCTCGTGCTGCACAAGCCGTTCCCGGGGATGAGCGCCGGCGGCGGGCAGGGGACGCTGCTCGCCAGCGACGACCTCGACGCCGACATCGCTCGTCTGCAGGCCGCGGGTGTGGTCGTCGACGGTCCCAACGAGCTGCCGTGGGCAACGCAGGCGACGTTCTCCGACCCGGACGGCAACGGCTACGTACTGCAGGGCTGA
- a CDS encoding DUF485 domain-containing protein: MSEMRDRELSTYRDVQLSPDFSELRRRFRRFVFPMTALFLVWYFVYVLLADYAHGFMSYRIGGNINVALLLGLGQFVSTFAITMIYVRWADRRVDPDAEKLRHQIEGEPQ, encoded by the coding sequence ATGAGTGAGATGCGCGATCGCGAACTGTCGACGTACCGAGACGTCCAGTTGTCACCGGACTTCTCCGAACTGCGTCGCCGGTTCCGGCGCTTCGTGTTCCCGATGACCGCGTTGTTCCTGGTCTGGTACTTCGTCTACGTCCTGCTCGCCGACTACGCGCACGGCTTCATGTCGTACCGGATCGGCGGCAACATCAACGTGGCGCTGCTGCTCGGCCTCGGCCAGTTCGTGTCGACGTTCGCGATCACGATGATCTACGTCCGCTGGGCGGATCGCCGGGTCGACCCGGACGCCGAGAAGTTGCGTCACCAGATCGAGGGAGAGCCGCAGTGA
- a CDS encoding ArsR/SmtB family transcription factor, with protein MPRRVKSGPLDEVFAALANPTRRDILDALLDGEHTAGELAGKFDMARPSVSEHLRALRETGLVEERAEGRHRFYRVTGEPMAELIDWLTPYERFWRDRMIALGGVLDRMDDDDDE; from the coding sequence TTGCCCCGACGCGTCAAGAGCGGACCGCTGGACGAGGTGTTCGCCGCGCTCGCCAACCCCACCCGCCGAGACATCCTGGACGCGCTCCTCGACGGGGAACACACCGCCGGGGAGCTCGCCGGGAAGTTCGACATGGCCCGTCCCAGCGTCTCCGAGCATCTCCGCGCGCTGCGGGAGACCGGTCTGGTCGAAGAGCGGGCTGAAGGACGCCACCGTTTCTACCGGGTCACCGGCGAACCGATGGCGGAGCTGATCGACTGGCTGACCCCGTACGAGAGATTCTGGCGTGACCGGATGATCGCGCTCGGCGGCGTCCTCGACCGGATGGACGACGATGACGACGAATGA
- a CDS encoding CYTH and CHAD domain-containing protein — protein MPPTEQLEIETKYDVDDSVMLPALHELPGVARVAQPVELDLEAVYYDTADLDLAAHKVTLRRRTGGEDDGWHVKFPGSSGGRLEVRHPLGRSTGVPIAVVRTVRVHVRDHPLTPVVTLRTRRIVHRLLDDAGEVLAELADDQVTATVEGGEPESWREWEVELVGGDELLLEDAGELLKSAGARPASGPSKLARALGDRVPSYDDWTLPKKPRTSDLFRAYAGAQVQAIRERDPEVRRDVPDSIHKFRVATRRLRSALATYRPAVDRAAGDELRAELKWLAGELGAARDAEVQREHFAAEVAEQPVELVMGRVAGRIDDHLRQVYKEGRAGALAALESPRYFRLLDALDELVAKPPVTGDDRKASKQIGELLDHDYRRMRKAVRRSQDAETDAEQDHELHEVRKAAKRLRYAAESAVPVLGDEAAELAARAEEVQEVLGEHQDSVVSRDLLRQLALQVYAEGGNPFTYGRLHAAEEARGTSSRDAFYKLWPTLKFQS, from the coding sequence ATGCCACCGACTGAACAGCTCGAGATCGAGACGAAGTACGACGTCGACGACAGCGTGATGCTGCCGGCGCTGCACGAACTGCCCGGAGTCGCGCGGGTCGCGCAACCGGTCGAGCTCGACCTCGAGGCCGTGTACTACGACACCGCCGACCTCGACCTGGCCGCGCACAAGGTGACGCTGCGCCGCCGCACCGGGGGCGAGGACGACGGGTGGCACGTGAAGTTCCCGGGGTCGTCCGGTGGGCGGCTCGAGGTCCGGCATCCACTCGGCCGTTCGACGGGCGTACCGATCGCGGTCGTCCGCACGGTCCGGGTGCACGTCCGCGACCACCCGTTGACGCCGGTCGTGACGTTGCGGACCCGGCGCATCGTGCATCGGCTGCTCGACGATGCCGGTGAGGTCCTCGCGGAGCTGGCCGACGACCAGGTGACCGCGACGGTCGAGGGTGGTGAGCCGGAGAGCTGGCGCGAGTGGGAGGTCGAGCTCGTCGGCGGCGACGAGCTGCTGCTGGAGGACGCGGGCGAGCTGCTGAAGTCCGCGGGCGCGCGTCCGGCGAGCGGTCCGAGCAAGCTGGCCAGGGCACTCGGCGATCGCGTTCCGTCGTACGACGACTGGACCTTGCCGAAGAAGCCGCGGACGTCGGACCTGTTCCGCGCGTACGCCGGTGCGCAGGTGCAGGCGATCCGGGAGCGGGACCCCGAGGTACGGCGGGACGTGCCGGACTCGATCCACAAGTTCCGGGTCGCGACGCGGCGGCTGCGGTCGGCGCTGGCGACGTACCGCCCGGCCGTCGACCGCGCGGCCGGTGACGAGCTGCGCGCCGAGCTGAAGTGGCTCGCGGGTGAGCTCGGCGCGGCGCGGGACGCGGAGGTGCAGCGCGAGCACTTCGCGGCCGAGGTCGCCGAACAGCCGGTCGAGCTCGTGATGGGCCGGGTCGCCGGGCGGATCGACGACCATCTGCGGCAGGTCTACAAGGAAGGACGCGCGGGGGCGCTCGCCGCGCTGGAGAGTCCGCGGTACTTCCGGCTGCTCGACGCGCTGGACGAGCTGGTCGCGAAGCCGCCGGTCACCGGCGACGACCGGAAGGCGAGCAAGCAGATCGGCGAGCTGCTCGACCACGACTACCGGCGGATGCGGAAGGCAGTACGCCGTTCGCAGGACGCCGAGACGGACGCGGAGCAGGACCACGAGCTCCACGAGGTCCGCAAGGCCGCCAAGCGACTGCGGTACGCCGCGGAGTCCGCCGTACCCGTCCTGGGCGACGAGGCCGCCGAGCTGGCCGCGCGGGCCGAGGAAGTCCAGGAGGTCCTCGGCGAACACCAGGACTCCGTCGTCTCGCGCGACCTCCTACGCCAGCTGGCCCTGCAGGTGTACGCCGAGGGCGGCAACCCCTTCACCTACGGCCGCCTGCACGCCGCCGAGGAAGCCCGCGGCACCAGCTCCCGCGACGCCTTCTACAAACTCTGGCCCACGCTCAAATTCCAGTCCTGA
- a CDS encoding methyltransferase — protein MGTDYVHGYTPAETRRLTDQAGTLADLLHGGTTYRPGSRVLEAGCGVGAQTVQLVTRSPGIELTSIDISEESLGQAKARVAEQAPHATVDWRHADLRELGDEKFDHVFVCFVLEHLADPGDALVRLRNLLKPGGTITVIEGDHGSAFFHPRSTRAQAVIDCLVDLQAAAGGDALIGRRLQPLLEQAGYDDVQVGPRTVYADQNLPHLVDGFTRKTFIAMVESVRDRAIAAGLRTEAEWAAGTRDLDQAAEPGGTFHYTFFKGVGRT, from the coding sequence ATGGGAACCGACTACGTCCACGGCTACACCCCGGCGGAGACGCGCCGGCTGACCGACCAGGCCGGCACCCTGGCCGACCTGCTCCACGGCGGCACCACGTACCGGCCCGGCAGCCGGGTGCTGGAGGCCGGCTGCGGCGTGGGTGCGCAGACCGTCCAGCTCGTCACCCGCAGCCCCGGCATCGAGCTCACCTCGATCGACATCTCCGAGGAGTCGCTCGGCCAGGCGAAGGCCCGCGTGGCCGAGCAGGCGCCGCACGCGACGGTCGACTGGCGGCACGCGGACCTGCGCGAACTCGGCGACGAGAAGTTCGACCACGTCTTCGTCTGCTTCGTTCTCGAACACCTCGCCGATCCCGGTGACGCCCTCGTCCGGCTCCGCAACCTGTTGAAGCCCGGCGGCACGATCACCGTCATCGAGGGCGACCACGGGTCCGCCTTCTTCCATCCGCGCAGTACGCGGGCGCAAGCCGTCATCGACTGTCTCGTCGACCTGCAGGCTGCCGCGGGCGGTGACGCGCTGATCGGCCGCCGGCTGCAGCCGTTGCTCGAGCAGGCCGGGTACGACGACGTACAGGTCGGTCCGCGCACCGTCTACGCCGACCAGAACCTCCCGCACCTGGTCGACGGTTTCACCCGCAAGACGTTCATCGCGATGGTCGAGTCCGTCCGCGACCGCGCCATCGCCGCCGGACTGCGGACCGAGGCCGAATGGGCCGCCGGCACCCGTGACCTGGACCAGGCCGCCGAACCCGGCGGCACCTTTCACTACACGTTCTTCAAAGGAGTTGGCCGGACATGA
- a CDS encoding cation acetate symporter, whose translation MLPMATDIGNPTVNILIFGLFVLATLAIVFKASRNNKTAADFYAGGRSFTGPQNGVAIAGDYLSAASFLGIAGAIALNGYDGFLYSIGFLVAWLVALLLVAELLRNTGRFTMADVLSFRLKQRPVRMAAAISTLGVCFFYLLAQMAGAGGLVALLLGVSGRAGQSIVIAVVGILMITYVLVGGMKGTTWVQIVKAVLLVIGAGIMTLWVLAKYTFNLSGLLGAAVENSPAAGEKLLNPGLQYGLTGVTKLDFLSLALALVLGTAGLPHVLMRFYTVPDSKEARRSVSWAIWIIGIFYLFTLVLGYGAAAIVGPDAIRAAPGKANSAAPLLAFALGGEILLGVISAVAFATILAVVAGLTITASTSFAHDIYGQIIKKGQISGDGEVRVARYTAVVIGIVAIVGGIFANGQNIAFLVALAFAVAASANLPTILYSLFWRRFNTRGALWSIYGGLASTIILIIFSPVVSGKVDKKTGASLSMITDTNIDFHWFPLDNPGIVSIPLAFLLGWLGTITSKEQVDVDRFAEMEVRSLTGAGAEKAVHH comes from the coding sequence ATGTTGCCCATGGCAACCGATATCGGTAACCCGACCGTCAACATCCTGATCTTCGGGCTGTTCGTGCTGGCCACGCTGGCGATCGTGTTCAAGGCGTCGCGGAACAACAAGACCGCGGCCGACTTCTACGCCGGCGGCCGGTCGTTCACCGGCCCGCAGAACGGCGTCGCGATCGCCGGCGACTACCTGTCCGCCGCGTCCTTCCTCGGCATCGCCGGCGCGATCGCGCTGAACGGGTACGACGGCTTCCTGTACTCCATCGGCTTCCTGGTGGCCTGGCTGGTCGCCCTGCTGCTGGTCGCCGAACTGCTGCGGAACACCGGCCGCTTCACGATGGCCGACGTACTGTCGTTCCGCCTCAAGCAGCGGCCGGTCCGGATGGCGGCCGCGATCTCGACCCTCGGCGTCTGCTTCTTCTACCTGCTGGCGCAGATGGCAGGCGCCGGGGGTCTCGTCGCCCTCCTGCTCGGTGTCTCCGGCCGGGCCGGGCAGAGCATCGTGATCGCCGTGGTCGGCATCCTGATGATCACTTACGTGCTCGTCGGCGGCATGAAGGGCACCACCTGGGTGCAGATCGTCAAGGCCGTGCTGCTCGTCATCGGCGCCGGCATCATGACGCTCTGGGTGCTGGCGAAGTACACCTTCAACCTGTCCGGCCTGCTCGGCGCGGCGGTCGAGAACAGCCCCGCGGCCGGCGAGAAGCTGCTGAACCCGGGCCTGCAGTACGGCCTCACCGGTGTCACCAAGCTGGACTTCCTCTCGCTCGCACTCGCGCTGGTACTCGGCACCGCCGGTCTGCCGCACGTACTGATGCGGTTCTACACCGTGCCGGACTCCAAGGAGGCGCGGCGCAGCGTCAGCTGGGCGATCTGGATCATCGGCATCTTCTACCTGTTCACGCTGGTGCTCGGGTACGGCGCCGCGGCGATCGTCGGCCCCGACGCGATCAGGGCCGCACCCGGCAAGGCGAACTCGGCCGCTCCACTGCTCGCGTTCGCACTCGGCGGCGAGATCCTGCTCGGCGTCATCTCGGCGGTCGCGTTCGCGACGATCCTCGCCGTGGTGGCCGGGCTGACGATCACCGCGAGTACGTCGTTCGCGCACGACATCTACGGCCAGATCATCAAGAAGGGCCAGATCAGCGGCGACGGCGAGGTCCGCGTGGCCCGCTACACCGCGGTCGTGATCGGCATCGTCGCGATCGTCGGCGGCATCTTCGCGAACGGGCAGAACATCGCGTTCCTGGTGGCGCTCGCGTTCGCGGTCGCGGCCAGCGCGAACCTGCCGACGATCCTGTACTCGCTGTTCTGGCGCCGCTTCAACACCCGCGGCGCGCTGTGGAGCATCTACGGCGGCCTGGCCTCGACGATCATCCTGATCATCTTCAGCCCGGTCGTCTCCGGCAAGGTGGACAAGAAGACCGGCGCCAGCCTGTCGATGATCACCGACACCAACATCGACTTCCACTGGTTCCCGCTGGACAACCCCGGCATCGTCTCGATCCCGCTGGCCTTCCTGCTCGGCTGGCTCGGCACCATCACCAGCAAGGAACAGGTCGACGTCGACCGCTTCGCCGAAATGGAGGTCCGCTCCCTCACCGGCGCGGGCGCCGAGAAGGCAGTCCACCACTGA
- a CDS encoding aminotransferase class I/II-fold pyridoxal phosphate-dependent enzyme produces MNRSNPARSGRSNGGADFLQLDPSEAPAGGLADWLTDRLRTAISTGHLPVGARLPATRTLATDLGISRGVVTETYQRLTEDGQIAGQGRRGTVVVAAPLRTATEPARQTGRDPVLRDEESLLSRPGLDAFDRLRDLPAHIDLTPGVPDLAAFPRAAWMRAERAVLSDLRSADFGYGDPAGTAALRRAVAAWLAQYRGIAADPDDLIIVAGVAQAIGLVAQVLSQHDTHEIAVEDPGSLGSRQHLQNWGLRTLPIPVDDRGLRVDVLRDSGAEVVMATPAHHFPTGVVLDGERRRELIHWAKDGGLILEDDYDAEHRYDRPPVPALRAMLPDQVIYAGSISKLLAPALRIGWMLAPTRYKEELIARKRLADLGNAGLPQLTLAHLMESGELERQLRFLRRRHRTRRDAMVTAIRNHLPTATIHGAAAGLHLTITFADDTDDAALAAAALDRGVKCHPLSWHCQLPHAPGLVLGYAARTPTDITAAIAQLGTVRQEVSGRRPAPGAC; encoded by the coding sequence GTGAACAGGTCCAATCCGGCGAGAAGTGGCAGGTCCAATGGCGGGGCCGACTTCCTGCAGCTCGACCCGTCCGAGGCACCCGCGGGAGGACTCGCGGACTGGCTGACCGATCGCCTCCGGACCGCGATCTCCACCGGTCACCTGCCGGTCGGCGCCCGGCTGCCCGCCACCCGCACCCTTGCCACCGACCTCGGCATCTCCCGCGGCGTCGTCACGGAGACGTACCAGCGCCTGACCGAAGACGGCCAGATCGCCGGGCAAGGCCGCCGCGGCACGGTCGTCGTCGCGGCCCCGCTGCGCACCGCGACCGAACCGGCCCGACAGACCGGCCGGGACCCGGTTCTGCGAGACGAGGAATCGCTCCTGTCGCGTCCCGGCCTGGACGCGTTCGACCGGTTGCGGGACCTCCCGGCGCACATCGATCTGACGCCGGGCGTGCCGGACCTGGCGGCGTTTCCGCGCGCCGCCTGGATGCGGGCGGAGCGAGCGGTGCTGAGCGATCTGCGGTCCGCGGACTTCGGGTACGGCGACCCCGCCGGCACAGCGGCGCTCCGCCGGGCAGTCGCGGCCTGGTTGGCGCAGTACCGCGGGATCGCGGCGGACCCCGACGACCTGATCATCGTGGCCGGCGTCGCGCAGGCCATCGGGCTCGTCGCGCAAGTCCTCTCCCAGCACGACACCCACGAGATCGCGGTCGAGGATCCCGGCTCGCTCGGCTCCCGCCAGCACCTGCAGAACTGGGGCCTGCGGACCCTGCCCATCCCCGTCGACGACCGCGGGCTGCGGGTCGACGTACTGCGTGATTCCGGCGCCGAGGTCGTGATGGCGACGCCGGCGCACCACTTCCCGACCGGCGTCGTCCTGGACGGTGAACGCCGGCGCGAACTCATCCACTGGGCGAAGGACGGCGGTCTGATCCTCGAGGACGACTACGACGCGGAGCACCGGTACGACCGCCCGCCGGTCCCGGCCCTGCGCGCGATGCTGCCTGACCAGGTGATCTACGCCGGCAGTATCTCCAAGCTGCTCGCCCCGGCGCTGCGGATCGGCTGGATGCTGGCGCCGACGCGGTACAAGGAGGAACTGATTGCCCGGAAACGTCTGGCCGACCTCGGCAACGCGGGCCTCCCGCAGCTCACCCTCGCGCATCTGATGGAGTCCGGCGAACTCGAACGCCAGCTCCGCTTCCTACGCCGCCGGCACCGCACCCGCCGCGACGCGATGGTCACCGCGATCCGCAACCACTTGCCCACCGCAACCATCCACGGTGCCGCCGCCGGCCTGCATCTCACCATCACGTTCGCCGACGACACCGACGACGCCGCCCTGGCCGCGGCCGCCCTGGACCGAGGCGTGAAATGCCACCCGCTGTCGTGGCACTGCCAACTCCCCCACGCCCCCGGCCTGGTCCTCGGCTACGCCGCCCGCACCCCCACCGACATCACCGCGGCCATCGCCCAGTTGGGGACCGTTCGACAGGAGGTGTCCGGCCGGCGGCCCGCACCCGGCGCATGCTGA
- a CDS encoding SRPBCC family protein — protein sequence MTTNDDLTTIEVDQYFPHPPAKLWRALTTPDLMAQWLMPNDFEPVVGHRFTFHGRPVVQTGFSGQIACQVLELTPPKRLRISWADADDPGSMPTEVAWTLQPEGQGTRLILEHSGFDPDDPTQQLVRRLMNGGWRSHVLRRLTDVLQPVVCVRTGI from the coding sequence ATGACGACGAATGACGACCTCACCACGATCGAGGTCGACCAGTACTTCCCCCATCCGCCGGCGAAACTCTGGCGCGCGTTGACGACACCGGACCTGATGGCGCAGTGGCTGATGCCGAACGACTTCGAACCCGTCGTCGGCCACCGCTTCACCTTCCACGGACGCCCGGTCGTGCAGACCGGATTCTCCGGGCAGATCGCCTGTCAGGTGCTGGAGCTGACCCCGCCCAAGCGGTTACGGATCAGCTGGGCCGACGCCGACGATCCCGGCTCGATGCCGACGGAGGTCGCCTGGACCCTCCAACCCGAGGGCCAGGGCACCCGCCTGATCCTCGAACACTCCGGCTTCGACCCTGACGACCCAACCCAACAGCTCGTCCGCCGCCTGATGAACGGCGGCTGGCGCAGCCACGTACTCCGCCGCCTGACCGACGTACTACAGCCCGTCGTGTGCGTCAGGACTGGAATTTGA